The Anomalospiza imberbis isolate Cuckoo-Finch-1a 21T00152 chromosome 39, ASM3175350v1, whole genome shotgun sequence genome includes a window with the following:
- the LOC137464238 gene encoding serine/threonine-protein kinase pim-2-like, whose translation MPPARPRLRAGLPHPRPRPSRSGLASARLWPCWRWRFWAGIGAWGWGGIASLWLRLARAWPRPRLLPGPAEDTRGAAAAAASAAASPARAPPLGSAAAAPEPPLSRCRERTPGEGRPGSVGGRSGAAPGPGPSADSRVPPAGKAQQGLQERYRLGSLLGSGGFGSVFAATRLSDGAPVAIKRVPRNRVRHWGELPDGTSAPLEIVLLDKVSPGFPGVVQLLEWLELPNDILIVLERPEHSQDLHNFIRARGFLSEEVARDLFRQNPDSLGSPPRKEKEPLEELYQVGLLLLGTVRMNQG comes from the exons atgcccccggcccgcccccggctccgggcggggctgccccatccccgcccccggccgtcccgctcgggtctcgcctccgcccggctctggccgtgctggcggtggcgcttctgggcgggcatcggtgcctggggctggggcggcatcgcctccctctggctccgcctggcccgagcctggccccggccccggctcctcccgggccccgcggaggacacacgcggcgcggccgctgccgccgcctccgctgcggcttccccggcccgagctccgccgctcggcagcgcagccgccgcccccgagccgccgctgtcccgttgccgggagcgaacgcctggggagggccggcccgggtcggtcggggggcgctcgggggccgctcctggccccgggccgagcgctgacagccgtgtcccgcccgcagggaaggcgcagcagggcctgcaggagcggtaccggctgggttcgctgctgggcagcggcggcttcggcagcgtcttcgcggccacgcggctctcggacggcgccccg gtggccatcaaaagggtgccaaggaaccgcgtccggcactggggtgagctg cccgacggcaccagcgcacccctggagatcgtgctgctggacaaggtgtcccctggcttccccggtgtcgtccagctgctggagtggcttgagctccccaacgacatcttgatcgtgctggaacgcccagagCACTCTCAGGACTTGCAcaatttcattcgggcacgggggttcctgtccgaggaggtggcacgggatctgttccgccag aaccctgacagcctgggctcacccccacGGAAagagaaggagcccctggaggagctgtaccaggtggggctgctgctgctggggacagtgaggatgaatcaaggatga